From Methylocystis sp. ATCC 49242, one genomic window encodes:
- a CDS encoding MarR family winged helix-turn-helix transcriptional regulator — MSKMLPLDVVHEIRDSCLCLATQRAARQLARRFDRAFAPVGLTNGQFSLMMALNAPQAPTVGKLAEFLAMDRTTLTAALKSLERRGLVAVVADEKDKRARRLSLTQAGREALATAVPIWRETHAALQKELAQGDAEALRMSLGKLG, encoded by the coding sequence ATGTCAAAGATGCTTCCCCTCGACGTCGTTCATGAGATCCGCGACTCCTGCCTTTGCCTCGCGACCCAGAGGGCCGCGCGCCAGCTTGCCCGGCGTTTCGACCGCGCCTTCGCGCCTGTCGGGCTCACGAACGGGCAGTTCTCGCTGATGATGGCGCTGAACGCCCCGCAGGCGCCGACAGTCGGCAAGCTTGCGGAATTTCTCGCCATGGACCGCACAACGCTGACGGCCGCGCTGAAATCGCTGGAGCGGCGAGGACTCGTCGCTGTCGTCGCCGACGAGAAGGACAAGCGCGCCCGCCGGCTCTCGCTCACGCAGGCCGGGCGGGAGGCGCTCGCGACGGCGGTCCCGATCTGGCGGGAGACGCATGCGGCGTTGCAGAAAGAGCTTGCGCAGGGGGACGCCGAGGCCCTGCGTATGTCGCTTGGAAAGCTCGGTTGA
- a CDS encoding VOC family protein yields MAKNTICLWYDKDAAAAAHFYAETFPNSRVIAVHRAPSDYPSGKAGDVLTVEFIVAGIPCLGLNGGPAFKHNEAFSFQVATDDQQETDRYWNAIVGNGGQENACGWCKDKWGVSWQITPRVLTEAIAAGGDEAKRAFDAMMGMMKIDVAAIEAARRGCAHERQAPNAS; encoded by the coding sequence ATTGCAAAGAACACGATCTGCCTGTGGTACGACAAGGACGCCGCGGCTGCAGCCCACTTCTACGCCGAGACTTTCCCGAACAGCAGGGTGATCGCCGTCCACCGTGCGCCCAGCGACTACCCATCCGGCAAGGCGGGCGATGTGCTGACGGTCGAGTTCATCGTCGCCGGCATCCCCTGTCTCGGCCTCAATGGCGGGCCCGCATTCAAACATAACGAAGCCTTCTCGTTCCAGGTCGCCACTGACGATCAGCAGGAGACCGACCGCTATTGGAACGCCATCGTCGGCAATGGCGGGCAGGAAAATGCGTGCGGCTGGTGCAAGGACAAATGGGGCGTCTCCTGGCAAATCACGCCGCGCGTGCTGACCGAGGCGATTGCCGCCGGCGGCGACGAAGCAAAACGCGCGTTTGACGCCATGATGGGTATGATGAAAATCGACGTCGCCGCGATCGAGGCAGCTCGGCGCGGTTGTGCACATGAACGACAGGCCCCGAATGCTTCTTGA
- a CDS encoding helicase-related protein, with translation MPDQSVGSSLQGVIFGRRFTDEVLDISKFQMRGRFAMRLADYKDEDGAVARLGGVRDAFNSPFRPFVLATTSVGQEGLDFHPYCYRVYHWNLPGNPVDLEQREGRVHRFKGHAVRLNLAERQAGVVRGRGQAPDDPWKLMFERARSEAAVDTDIVPYWIYEGSVRVERRVPMLPFSREVTRLAWLKRSLTVYRLAFGQPRQDDLVEYLQTLAGAGMDTSLFGDLQIQLEPRALNDSKL, from the coding sequence ATGCCAGATCAGTCTGTAGGATCAAGTCTCCAAGGAGTCATTTTTGGGCGCCGATTCACAGACGAAGTCCTCGACATCAGCAAATTCCAGATGCGCGGACGCTTCGCGATGCGGCTAGCCGACTACAAGGACGAGGACGGCGCCGTCGCTCGGCTCGGAGGCGTGCGCGATGCGTTCAACTCGCCCTTCCGGCCGTTCGTTCTCGCCACCACGTCGGTCGGCCAGGAAGGGCTGGATTTCCATCCCTATTGTTATCGCGTCTATCACTGGAACCTGCCGGGCAACCCGGTGGACCTCGAACAGCGCGAAGGCCGCGTCCACCGCTTCAAGGGCCACGCCGTGCGCCTCAACCTGGCCGAGCGCCAGGCCGGCGTCGTCAGGGGCCGTGGGCAGGCGCCTGACGATCCGTGGAAGCTGATGTTCGAGCGCGCGCGATCCGAGGCGGCGGTCGATACAGATATCGTCCCGTACTGGATCTACGAGGGCTCCGTCCGGGTTGAACGACGCGTGCCGATGCTGCCTTTCAGCCGAGAGGTCACACGACTTGCTTGGCTCAAACGCAGCCTCACCGTCTATCGCTTGGCCTTCGGCCAGCCGCGGCAGGACGACCTAGTGGAATACCTGCAAACTCTCGCCGGCGCGGGTATGGACACCAGCCTGTTTGGCGATCTGCAAATCCAGCTCGAACCCCGAGCCCTTAATGACTCAAAACTGTAG
- a CDS encoding LysR substrate-binding domain-containing protein: MRDLNDLYFFVQVVDHGGFAPAARALGAPKSRLSRRILVLEERLGVRLIHRSTRSFAVTEIGQEYYRHCVAMLVEANAAQDAIDRSRAEPQGMVRLSCPPGLVCFKVADIVARFMARHPQVLVHLESTSRRVDVIAEGFDIAIRVRFPPLDESDLVMRVLAGSPQHLVASPAIFDGNPLPRTPADLADLPSIDFGPPQRPHQWWLEGPDGDSALVTQHPRLITDDFVQMRSAALQGIGIAQLPDFVVDDDLAAGALVEVLPQWRPRAGIIHAVFPSRRGLLPAVRGFLDFLAKEFAGQDKASS, translated from the coding sequence ATGCGCGACCTCAATGACCTCTATTTTTTCGTGCAAGTCGTCGATCACGGCGGCTTCGCGCCGGCCGCCCGCGCTCTGGGCGCACCGAAATCGCGACTTAGCCGCCGCATCCTCGTGTTGGAGGAGCGCCTTGGCGTGCGTCTGATCCACCGATCGACGCGAAGCTTCGCCGTCACTGAAATCGGCCAGGAATATTACCGCCACTGCGTCGCGATGCTGGTCGAGGCCAACGCCGCCCAGGACGCAATCGACCGCTCGCGCGCCGAGCCGCAGGGCATGGTGCGCTTAAGCTGCCCGCCGGGCCTGGTGTGCTTCAAGGTCGCCGACATCGTTGCGCGCTTTATGGCGCGCCATCCTCAGGTGCTGGTGCATCTCGAAAGCACGAGCCGCCGTGTCGACGTTATCGCCGAAGGATTCGACATCGCCATCCGCGTGCGTTTTCCGCCACTAGACGAAAGCGATCTCGTCATGCGCGTTTTGGCCGGGAGCCCGCAGCATCTGGTCGCCAGCCCTGCAATCTTCGACGGAAACCCACTGCCGCGAACACCCGCCGATCTTGCTGACTTACCGAGCATCGATTTCGGTCCGCCTCAACGACCACATCAATGGTGGCTGGAAGGGCCCGACGGCGACTCGGCGCTTGTGACGCAGCATCCACGGCTGATCACCGACGACTTCGTGCAGATGCGGTCCGCGGCGCTCCAAGGGATCGGCATCGCGCAATTGCCGGACTTCGTCGTCGATGACGACCTTGCGGCCGGAGCCCTCGTCGAAGTCCTCCCGCAGTGGCGACCCCGAGCCGGGATCATTCACGCGGTCTTTCCGTCGCGCAGAGGTTTGTTGCCGGCGGTCAGAGGTTTCCTCGATTTTTTGGCGAAGGAGTTTGCTGGCCAAGACAAGGCCTCCAGCTAG
- a CDS encoding ATP-binding protein, with the protein MGPSGTGKTHVALALGLAACQKGFSVAFTTAAALVHELMEARDERRLRALQKHLNTVKLLIVDELGYVPFTAVGSELLFEVFSQRYERGATLVTSNLPFDEWTSVFGSERLTGALLDRLTHHVHILEMNGESYRLATAKKAQRRNRDLPDAPAIDKGGADTTN; encoded by the coding sequence TTGGGGCCAAGCGGAACGGGGAAGACCCACGTCGCGCTCGCCCTGGGGCTCGCCGCCTGCCAGAAGGGGTTCAGCGTCGCGTTCACGACCGCCGCGGCTCTTGTGCATGAACTGATGGAGGCGCGCGACGAGCGCCGCCTGCGCGCGCTGCAAAAGCATCTCAACACCGTCAAACTGCTGATCGTCGACGAACTGGGCTATGTGCCGTTCACGGCGGTCGGCTCAGAGCTGCTCTTCGAGGTCTTCAGCCAGCGCTATGAACGCGGTGCGACGCTGGTGACCAGCAATCTGCCCTTTGATGAATGGACGTCGGTGTTTGGCTCCGAGCGTCTCACCGGCGCATTGCTCGACCGGCTCACCCATCATGTCCACATTCTGGAAATGAACGGCGAGAGCTATCGGCTGGCGACCGCAAAGAAAGCGCAACGGCGAAACCGCGATCTCCCCGACGCGCCCGCAATCGACAAAGGAGGCGCCGACACGACGAACTGA
- a CDS encoding VOC family protein: protein MGENVKSVPEGLHTLTPHIVCAGAAEAIEFYKKAFGATEFMRMPGPDGKLMHASVKIGDSMLMLVDEMPQWGALGPKARNGTSVTIHLAVANVDEVFAQAVSAGAKMKMPVADMFWGDRYGIVVDPFGHEWSIATRIRNMTPDEMVAAGREAMQKGCAEAGKAAE from the coding sequence ATGGGCGAGAACGTGAAATCGGTTCCGGAAGGCTTGCATACGCTCACGCCGCATATTGTCTGCGCGGGCGCCGCGGAGGCGATCGAATTTTACAAAAAAGCTTTCGGCGCGACGGAATTCATGCGCATGCCGGGGCCTGATGGAAAGCTGATGCACGCCAGCGTGAAGATCGGCGACTCGATGCTGATGCTCGTCGACGAAATGCCGCAATGGGGAGCGCTCGGGCCGAAGGCGCGCAACGGAACCTCCGTGACGATTCATCTTGCGGTAGCCAATGTCGACGAGGTCTTCGCACAGGCCGTCAGCGCCGGGGCGAAGATGAAAATGCCGGTTGCCGACATGTTCTGGGGCGACCGCTATGGAATCGTCGTCGATCCCTTCGGCCATGAGTGGTCGATCGCGACGCGCATCCGCAACATGACGCCGGACGAGATGGTCGCCGCCGGCCGCGAGGCCATGCAGAAAGGTTGCGCCGAGGCGGGAAAGGCCGCGGAGTGA
- a CDS encoding ATP-binding protein — protein MTISHEPGSQTIVAPQVLLGNHLKALKLPTFAREYEKVALESAQDRADYPRYLLRLCELERIDRERRNVERRIRLARFTQVKSLDTFDFTAQPSLNKPLVLELARCEWIEKRQNCIALGAKRNGEDPRRARPGARRLPEGVQRRVHDRRGSCA, from the coding sequence ATGACCATCTCGCATGAGCCAGGTTCGCAGACGATCGTCGCGCCGCAGGTGCTGCTGGGTAATCATCTCAAGGCGCTGAAGCTTCCCACCTTCGCGCGCGAATATGAGAAGGTGGCGCTGGAGTCGGCGCAGGACCGCGCCGATTACCCGCGCTATCTGCTACGCCTGTGCGAACTGGAGCGCATTGATCGCGAGCGGCGCAATGTCGAGCGCCGCATCCGGCTGGCGCGCTTTACGCAGGTCAAAAGCCTCGACACATTTGACTTTACCGCCCAGCCTTCACTCAACAAGCCGCTCGTGCTGGAGCTAGCGCGGTGCGAATGGATCGAGAAGCGACAGAACTGCATCGCCCTTGGGGCCAAGCGGAACGGGGAAGACCCACGTCGCGCTCGCCCTGGGGCTCGCCGCCTGCCAGAAGGGGTTCAGCGTCGCGTTCACGACCGCCGCGGCTCTTGTGCATGA
- a CDS encoding PepSY domain-containing protein, with protein MSQSIQDSTLHDRHTASDGSAVAARPTRSERKRAESAPVYRLASTIHKWGGLIGAVWLAVLGLTGFFLNNNGLRVLQQATAPRWLTSEQLYQNAGRYVVHLLQIDPNDAAKQIGGGPRGLWRSSDGGMTWSQTNFEGGATPQIFAIEPDPALGWGRLWIASDKGLYVSSNKGETARAAGLAGERVTALVQGASSAEMYGVVDKSKVVRFDPDMATNVETLELAPLPEEARQMEVRLHSFVRSLHFGHGLFDVATSRLINDTGGLAMCILALTGLLHWGFGKWWRIRAAAGARSVSPEAKRSILAWLYRTPPRRQAF; from the coding sequence ATGAGCCAATCCATTCAGGATTCGACTTTGCACGATCGACATACCGCATCCGACGGTAGCGCCGTAGCGGCGAGGCCGACGCGGAGCGAGCGAAAGAGAGCCGAGAGCGCGCCGGTCTATCGGTTGGCCTCAACGATTCATAAATGGGGAGGTCTGATCGGAGCCGTTTGGCTCGCCGTGCTCGGCCTTACCGGGTTCTTCCTCAACAATAACGGATTGAGGGTCCTGCAGCAGGCGACGGCGCCGCGATGGCTGACGTCGGAGCAGCTCTACCAGAACGCCGGCCGCTACGTCGTGCACCTTCTCCAGATCGATCCTAATGACGCCGCGAAGCAAATCGGCGGAGGGCCGCGCGGCCTGTGGCGGTCTTCCGACGGCGGCATGACATGGTCGCAAACGAACTTCGAAGGCGGCGCAACGCCGCAGATCTTCGCAATCGAACCCGACCCGGCCCTTGGTTGGGGCCGGCTATGGATCGCTTCTGACAAGGGGCTATACGTCTCGTCGAACAAGGGAGAGACGGCGCGGGCCGCCGGTCTCGCCGGTGAGAGGGTAACCGCACTGGTGCAAGGCGCGTCGTCCGCTGAAATGTACGGAGTGGTCGACAAGTCGAAAGTCGTCCGCTTTGATCCCGATATGGCGACGAATGTCGAAACGCTCGAGCTGGCGCCCTTGCCCGAAGAGGCGCGTCAGATGGAGGTTCGCCTGCACAGCTTCGTGCGTTCGCTGCATTTTGGGCATGGTCTTTTCGACGTGGCGACCTCCCGGCTCATCAACGATACCGGTGGCCTCGCCATGTGCATTCTCGCCCTGACCGGCCTTCTCCACTGGGGGTTCGGGAAGTGGTGGCGTATTCGGGCCGCGGCCGGCGCGCGTAGCGTCTCGCCCGAGGCCAAAAGAAGTATCCTTGCCTGGCTCTATCGCACCCCGCCGCGACGACAGGCATTCTGA
- a CDS encoding hydrolase, translated as MTSEAIRNPVQDHLLTPQNAAFVIIDYQPVQVNSIASMDRQLLVSNIVGACKAAITYGLPIVHSTVNIKTGLNSPPIPQVRAALANVPTIDRTSINSWEDVEFRRAVEKAGRKKLIMTALWTEACLTFPALDALKAGYEVYVVVDAVGGTSVAAHEVALRRIEQAGGVLISVAQLFCELQRDWARKETVPAFINLFIETGGTAGLQFANDKD; from the coding sequence ATGACCAGCGAAGCCATACGCAACCCCGTTCAGGATCATCTGTTGACGCCACAAAACGCGGCCTTTGTCATCATCGACTACCAGCCGGTGCAGGTGAACTCCATCGCCTCGATGGACCGACAACTCCTCGTCAGCAACATCGTCGGCGCGTGCAAGGCGGCCATCACTTATGGGCTGCCGATCGTGCATTCGACGGTGAACATCAAGACGGGGTTGAACAGCCCGCCAATTCCGCAGGTTCGCGCGGCGCTGGCCAATGTCCCCACGATCGATCGCACCTCGATCAATTCCTGGGAGGATGTGGAGTTTCGTCGAGCGGTCGAAAAGGCGGGGCGCAAGAAGCTGATCATGACGGCGCTGTGGACGGAAGCCTGCCTGACGTTTCCCGCGCTCGACGCGCTCAAGGCCGGCTATGAGGTCTATGTCGTGGTCGACGCCGTCGGCGGAACGTCGGTTGCGGCTCACGAAGTGGCGCTGCGCCGCATCGAACAGGCTGGCGGCGTTCTCATCAGCGTGGCGCAACTCTTTTGCGAGTTGCAGCGGGACTGGGCGCGCAAAGAGACTGTTCCGGCCTTCATCAATCTGTTCATCGAAACGGGCGGAACGGCTGGGTTGCAGTTCGCCAATGACAAGGATTAG
- a CDS encoding acyl-CoA dehydrogenase family protein — protein MVQINSLLDSVRKIEPLIRENAGVAERDRRLSTPVVNAMREAGLYRLWRPKALGGLEVDPITGFRIIEKLARIDSAASWNLQVSIAHDLFGAWFGDTAAHEIFGGDAVAVGGQQPARQAVPVEGGYLLSGRTPFVSGAHQATVYLGYAHILENGKLRPGPDGAPETLLIACPAADAEIIDNWNVIGMRGTGSHDVEMKDAFVPAHWAVPWAPLQKPGSAYEGPLYRLTVWPAIAALTPPAIGIARAAIDEAIELIKAKTPAFGGKTLKDQGVAQSQLARAEAKLRGGRALFYQTFEEAYAEAVAGRPIHIELKAKMQLAITHAMLEAAAAVDIVHEIVGASGVRDEYSFSRHFRDIHVITQHGFINSAKLQPVGQIMLGLAPDWPFFAF, from the coding sequence ATGGTCCAAATCAATTCACTCTTGGACTCCGTTCGAAAGATTGAGCCGCTCATTCGGGAAAATGCTGGCGTCGCCGAGCGCGATCGTAGATTATCGACGCCGGTGGTCAACGCGATGCGAGAGGCGGGTCTTTATCGTCTATGGCGACCGAAGGCGCTCGGCGGGCTCGAAGTCGACCCCATAACGGGTTTCCGCATCATCGAGAAACTGGCCCGCATCGACAGCGCGGCGAGCTGGAATCTGCAGGTATCCATCGCCCATGATCTCTTCGGGGCATGGTTCGGCGACACCGCCGCGCATGAAATATTCGGAGGCGACGCGGTTGCCGTCGGCGGTCAGCAGCCCGCGCGGCAAGCGGTTCCCGTTGAGGGAGGTTATTTGCTTTCGGGCAGAACGCCTTTCGTTAGCGGCGCGCATCAGGCGACCGTCTATCTCGGCTACGCCCACATCCTCGAGAACGGTAAGTTGCGCCCGGGTCCGGACGGCGCGCCGGAAACGCTCCTGATTGCCTGTCCCGCAGCGGACGCCGAAATCATCGACAATTGGAATGTCATCGGCATGCGCGGCACCGGGAGTCACGACGTGGAAATGAAAGACGCCTTCGTTCCCGCGCACTGGGCCGTCCCTTGGGCGCCGCTGCAAAAGCCGGGGAGCGCCTATGAGGGGCCGCTTTATCGTCTCACAGTATGGCCGGCGATTGCGGCCCTCACGCCGCCGGCGATTGGCATCGCCCGCGCCGCGATCGACGAGGCGATCGAGCTCATAAAGGCGAAAACCCCCGCCTTCGGCGGCAAGACGCTGAAGGATCAGGGCGTTGCTCAGTCGCAACTCGCACGCGCCGAAGCAAAGCTGCGTGGCGGTCGCGCCCTTTTCTACCAGACGTTCGAGGAGGCGTATGCGGAAGCCGTCGCCGGGCGCCCCATCCACATCGAGCTGAAGGCGAAGATGCAGCTCGCAATAACGCACGCCATGCTCGAAGCTGCGGCGGCCGTCGACATCGTCCATGAGATCGTCGGCGCGTCAGGCGTGCGCGACGAATACAGCTTCTCCCGGCATTTCCGCGACATTCACGTCATCACCCAGCACGGCTTCATCAACTCCGCCAAATTGCAGCCAGTGGGGCAGATAATGCTGGGGCTCGCACCCGATTGGCCGTTCTTTGCCTTCTAA
- a CDS encoding pirin family protein translates to MRSILGVYSASRPHWVGDGFPVRSLFSPQTLGNHISPFLMLDYAGPHVFAPANRPRGVGEHPHRGFETVTIVYSGEVEHRDSTGAGGVIGPSDVQWMTAAAGVMHDEFHSRAFTEKGGVLEMVQLWVNLPASDKMAAPAYQAILDKDIPSVALPERAGVVRVIAGEYDGHKGPARTFTPLDVWDVRLKAGGGAAFILPEDHTLAVVVLAGTVECNGGQIARDAQVVLFDRTGGAITLAAGGDAKLLVLSGAPISEPVAAYGPFVMNTQEEIRQAIADFSDGRFGQMPA, encoded by the coding sequence ATGAGAAGCATCCTCGGTGTCTATTCGGCGTCCCGCCCGCACTGGGTCGGCGACGGCTTTCCCGTCCGCTCGCTGTTCTCGCCGCAGACCCTCGGGAATCACATCAGCCCGTTTCTGATGCTCGACTACGCCGGTCCTCACGTCTTCGCTCCGGCGAACCGCCCGCGCGGCGTGGGAGAGCATCCGCATCGGGGCTTCGAGACAGTGACTATCGTTTACTCGGGCGAGGTCGAACATCGCGACTCGACAGGCGCCGGGGGCGTCATCGGTCCCAGCGACGTGCAATGGATGACCGCCGCCGCCGGCGTTATGCACGACGAGTTCCACTCGCGCGCCTTCACCGAGAAGGGCGGCGTGCTGGAAATGGTTCAGCTATGGGTCAATCTGCCCGCCAGCGACAAAATGGCGGCGCCGGCCTATCAGGCCATTCTCGACAAGGATATCCCTTCCGTCGCGCTGCCGGAGCGCGCAGGCGTGGTGCGCGTCATCGCGGGCGAATATGACGGCCACAAGGGGCCGGCCCGGACCTTCACGCCGCTAGATGTCTGGGACGTTCGACTGAAAGCGGGCGGCGGCGCGGCGTTCATCTTGCCCGAAGACCACACGCTTGCGGTTGTCGTGCTCGCGGGAACGGTCGAGTGCAACGGCGGGCAGATCGCGCGGGATGCGCAGGTTGTCCTGTTCGATCGCACGGGCGGGGCGATCACACTGGCGGCCGGCGGCGACGCCAAACTGTTGGTCCTCTCCGGCGCGCCAATAAGCGAGCCAGTCGCGGCCTACGGTCCCTTTGTGATGAATACGCAGGAAGAAATCAGGCAAGCGATCGCCGATTTCAGCGACGGGCGATTTGGCCAAATGCCGGCGTAG
- a CDS encoding GNAT family N-acetyltransferase encodes MHITTATSARHAIISTLNRSAFGGDAEAELIGQLRDRGLALVERMALDAGEIVGHILFSRLDVECEAQPVRAAALAPMAVRPDRQREGIGSSFVRDGLTALRSQGCEAVYVGAASSWSPITKL; translated from the coding sequence ATGCACATCACGACAGCCACGTCAGCCCGTCACGCGATCATCTCCACATTGAACCGATCCGCGTTTGGCGGCGACGCTGAGGCCGAACTCATCGGCCAGCTACGAGATCGCGGCCTGGCGCTGGTCGAACGGATGGCGCTTGATGCCGGAGAGATCGTCGGACACATCTTATTCAGTCGGCTCGACGTCGAATGCGAGGCGCAACCGGTCAGGGCCGCTGCGCTGGCCCCTATGGCCGTGAGGCCGGACCGGCAGCGCGAGGGCATCGGGTCTAGCTTCGTGCGGGACGGACTGACTGCTCTTCGGTCACAAGGCTGCGAGGCGGTTTACGTCGGCGCTGCATCTTCATGGTCGCCGATTACGAAGCTTTAG